A stretch of Candidatus Aminicenantes bacterium DNA encodes these proteins:
- a CDS encoding YdcF family protein — MFIIFYKLVVGWLMPPGCFILLFMVCAWKTRSITDPALRKTLRALALVGAVGLYLLSIQPVLHLLASGLENIYPVVQEAQIKKTNAIVVLSAGIVEGVPASFSSFLAAPSPSAIVRLSEGIRLYRRIKAEERVCTIILTGGRFYGGLYAASVVSREWLISMGIPASDIHLETSSRTTFEEARFVLPTVRNVSAEAVFLVTAASHMPRAVATFNTFGLSVIPAPCDFSGSAKLGLFSFLPEAAALRENRLLLWEYLGAVYYKVRRK, encoded by the coding sequence ATGTTTATTATTTTCTATAAACTCGTTGTCGGCTGGCTCATGCCGCCCGGTTGTTTTATCCTCTTGTTCATGGTATGCGCCTGGAAAACCCGGTCAATTACCGATCCGGCCCTGCGGAAAACACTGCGCGCGCTTGCCCTTGTCGGTGCTGTGGGGCTATACCTGCTGTCTATCCAGCCGGTCTTGCATCTTCTGGCCAGTGGTTTGGAAAACATATACCCGGTGGTGCAGGAAGCGCAAATCAAAAAAACAAATGCCATTGTTGTGCTGAGTGCGGGTATTGTGGAAGGGGTACCGGCGAGTTTCTCTTCGTTTCTGGCGGCTCCCTCTCCTTCAGCAATAGTGCGGCTCAGCGAAGGCATCCGGCTCTACCGCAGAATCAAGGCCGAAGAACGGGTTTGCACCATCATCCTGACCGGCGGCCGTTTTTATGGTGGCCTGTATGCCGCCAGTGTTGTTTCCCGGGAATGGCTGATTTCCATGGGGATTCCGGCAAGCGATATTCATTTGGAAACATCCAGCCGGACAACATTTGAAGAAGCCCGTTTTGTGTTGCCAACGGTTCGCAACGTATCAGCGGAAGCGGTGTTTCTGGTAACCGCCGCCTCGCATATGCCCCGCGCGGTGGCCACCTTCAACACATTCGGCCTGTCCGTGATCCCGGCACCTTGTGATTTTTCCGGCTCGGCAAAGCTGGGCCTTTTCAGTTTCCTACCAGAAGCCGCGGCCTTGCGAGAAAACCGCTTGCTGCTTTGGGAATATCTGGGAGCGGTGTATTATAAAGTAAGAAGGAAGTAA
- a CDS encoding sugar transferase, with amino-acid sequence MKRIFDFTTALILLLLFSFPILFIALLVKLTSRGPVLYWSDRVGKGNTIFKMPKFRTMKVDTPAVATHLLDDPERFLTPIGNFLRKSSLDELPQLLSIIRGDMSFVGPRPALFNQDDLVDLRTKKGIHVLTPGLTGWAQINGRDDIPIPTKVEFDEYYLKNMSFFFDFKILLMTFIKVTRAENVSH; translated from the coding sequence ATGAAACGTATATTTGATTTCACAACAGCTCTTATCCTTTTACTGCTCTTCAGTTTTCCGATACTTTTTATTGCATTGTTGGTGAAGCTGACCTCCAGAGGGCCAGTATTATATTGGTCTGATAGAGTGGGGAAGGGAAATACGATTTTCAAGATGCCAAAGTTTCGGACAATGAAGGTCGACACTCCGGCTGTTGCCACCCATCTTCTCGATGACCCGGAGCGGTTTTTGACTCCAATTGGCAATTTTCTACGTAAATCAAGCTTGGATGAGCTTCCGCAGTTGTTGAGTATTATTAGGGGAGATATGAGTTTTGTTGGGCCAAGACCGGCCTTGTTTAATCAGGATGATCTTGTTGATTTAAGGACAAAAAAGGGGATTCATGTTCTTACACCCGGACTTACCGGCTGGGCGCAGATAAATGGCCGGGATGATATTCCGATTCCTACCAAAGTGGAATTCGATGAATATTATCTGAAAAACATGTCGTTTTTCTTTGACTTCAAGATATTGTTGATGACATTTATAAAGGTCACTCGCGCAGAAAATGTCAGCCATTAA
- a CDS encoding NAD-dependent epimerase/dehydratase family protein: MQPTSTQFPSAGPILITGANGFLVSKIVSQSINSGMQVRATDRMPLSLVSGLDYFYAEILDPDSLATHLSDMAVLVHVAGLAHIFDKSKASAAPFKAVNETGTANVTRAAAKAGVKHFILISSVSVYGGSRDGGAEDSGCYPQGPYAESKYQAEQRAIEISEASGMALTILRLATLYGEGDPGNVARLMRSIDRGRFIWIGNGSNHKSLLHREDAAWASLAVMQSPAAGVNIYNVSAPPCTMREVVEGLAGALGKRIPSFGIPASLVRGISGLFLGLPITRLQTLGATAQKWLADDVYDGIKFAQAFNFQPRVNLTEGLHREVVWYRAEQAQRDKNRKF, encoded by the coding sequence ATGCAACCCACTAGTACTCAATTCCCTTCCGCTGGCCCGATATTGATTACGGGAGCCAATGGATTTTTAGTCAGCAAAATTGTCTCTCAATCGATTAATTCTGGAATGCAAGTACGCGCTACTGATCGCATGCCATTATCGCTTGTTTCTGGTTTAGATTATTTTTATGCAGAAATACTTGATCCTGATAGTTTGGCGACGCATCTGAGTGATATGGCGGTATTGGTCCATGTTGCTGGCCTAGCCCACATTTTTGATAAGTCCAAGGCAAGTGCGGCGCCCTTCAAGGCTGTCAATGAAACTGGCACAGCGAATGTTACCCGGGCAGCGGCAAAGGCGGGTGTGAAACATTTTATTCTGATAAGTTCGGTGTCGGTTTACGGCGGCAGTCGGGACGGTGGGGCGGAAGACTCAGGTTGTTACCCACAGGGACCTTATGCAGAAAGCAAATATCAGGCAGAGCAGCGCGCTATTGAAATATCTGAGGCGTCAGGTATGGCGCTTACCATTTTGCGTTTGGCTACGTTATACGGTGAGGGTGATCCAGGTAATGTGGCAAGATTGATGCGATCGATCGATCGTGGACGTTTTATTTGGATCGGAAATGGTTCGAATCACAAAAGCTTATTGCATCGCGAAGACGCGGCCTGGGCATCTTTGGCTGTTATGCAAAGCCCAGCTGCCGGTGTGAATATTTATAATGTCTCTGCGCCCCCGTGCACGATGCGTGAAGTGGTAGAAGGTTTGGCGGGGGCATTGGGAAAACGCATTCCATCATTTGGCATTCCAGCCTCATTGGTGCGGGGAATATCTGGTCTTTTTTTAGGATTACCTATAACTCGATTGCAAACCTTGGGAGCCACAGCGCAAAAATGGCTGGCCGATGATGTGTACGACGGCATTAAATTTGCTCAGGCGTTCAATTTTCAGCCGCGAGTGAATTTAACGGAGGGATTGCACCGGGAAGTGGTTTGGTATCGAGCGGAACAGGCGCAACGAGATAAGAACAGAAAGTTTTAA
- a CDS encoding transposase, which produces MHQGKKRNFEIMDAIEFLHRVCLHIPEHYEALIRYYGYYANIARGKRKKLGLEN; this is translated from the coding sequence TTGCATCAGGGGAAAAAGCGGAATTTCGAGATCATGGACGCGATCGAGTTCCTGCACCGGGTTTGTCTCCATATCCCCGAACATTACGAAGCGCTCATTCGCTATTACGGGTATTATGCCAATATCGCCCGGGGGAAGAGAAAGAAATTGGGGTTGGAGAATTAG
- a CDS encoding four helix bundle protein encodes MKQSLIKEKSYSFALEIIGLYKVLLKQNEFVLSKQVLKSGTSIGANVEEALAGQSRADFPAKMSIASKEARETGYWLRLLRDSGIISKTKIGPLLLEAESIANMLTASVKTTQNSYLKTHNSKPKT; translated from the coding sequence ATGAAACAGAGTTTGATAAAAGAGAAAAGCTATTCATTTGCTTTGGAAATTATCGGACTGTATAAAGTCTTACTCAAACAGAATGAGTTTGTTTTGTCCAAGCAAGTACTTAAATCAGGCACGAGTATTGGTGCTAATGTTGAAGAGGCATTGGCTGGCCAGAGCAGGGCTGACTTTCCGGCTAAAATGTCAATTGCTTCGAAAGAGGCAAGGGAAACAGGCTACTGGCTTAGATTACTACGGGACAGCGGAATAATCTCAAAAACAAAAATTGGGCCACTTTTGCTTGAAGCAGAATCGATCGCCAATATGCTTACTGCGAGTGTAAAAACAACCCAAAACTCATATCTTAAAACTCACAACTCAAAACCCAAAACCTAA